cgcagcATATCTGACGCgcataattcaaaaatcgagccctCGAATCGCCACAaccactacagtagtcatttaaagaattactgtagttttcgctacgagatattttgcgcgtcagatatgttgcgcaatacgcattctctgAATTTTACGTTCCCGTATCagagctacagtaatcatttaaagaattactgtggTCTTCGCTAGGAGATGTAATGTGCGTCAGatatgttgcacaatacgcattctcagcaTTGATGGTCTCGTAAAACGCCACgcacgggggggggggggggggggggcgggGGACCTAATGTGGCCTAGGCCAAGGGTGTGCGGCTGGTACAGCCAGCCGAAAAATTTGCTCTGATGGGgcaaaattcggaaaattggcGCCGCCAGCCGACAGCCGCCGATCCGTGGCCGAGGTTACTGCAAGGAAAGCATCTGCAGAGATTGAAGACACACTGAATGGCATGTCTATTATGGCATTAGTAcgaattaaataataaaataattagaaaattcatGCAGGGCGCTCATGTGATCTCCGGAACGGCGCCCGCGCCGGCCTCAGCAGTCGCCGCGCCTGCCACCCACGCCGCATGTacagtgcggcgcggaaccccgaacgtgtcggccgctcaGCGGCTACCATAAAGTCGCCACAACGGCGCCGCCGCCGGCCTCAGCGGTCGCCGCGCCGGTCACACGCTgcatgtatagtgcggcgcggaaccccgaacgtgtcggccggtCAGCGGTTACCAAAAAGTCGCCACAACGGCATCGCCGCCGGCCTTACGCCGCATGTATCCgaatgtatagtgcggcgcagaactcccgaacgtgtcggccgctttcaaaaaaactaccttttcgcactacgttgcgcacacacaGCCGCGCGCGGCGTCGGCGCGAGGCTCACAATCCGCGCCTCACTCAGTTGGGTGCCCTAGTTTTCGCAAAGTGCAAGCGTAAtatacagtgcatttttttccacttctacgactttaaaggcgcgcgcatttatacaaaatggtcccgtcattggtctcgccacgcgctcaacaaatcaatgggacgcgcgtggcgagaccattgcgcgaaaatgcgcgcgcctttaaagtcgtagaagttggaaaaaaaatgcactgtataCAAAAAGGATCATAGTCTGTGCGGGGAAACGCACAGGGCACTCACCCGCCTGCCCCACAGACCAGCACTCCACCACTTGGCCACTGCGCGCGCGCGCATGCCTCTTCACTTTtacagcagccgacacctcacggggttctggccttcctcattatatttttcgcgctccattgacaatcgcctgtactccacacggacaaatacatttagttttcaatcaaaaccgagccgcgacgcgacacgcaacgcgccgtaaatctaccccagatttggccgagccaaaactcttccatttcaaaatatgagggACGCCAGAACCTCGTGGTACCTGCAAAGGACATTCAGCCCCTCCCTCCCGCTTCATGATCCTCCTGCTCCGAGAGCTATTTCAAAGAACTCACCATTTCAAATCTCGTCGACCGTCAATCGATTGATAAATCCAAGAGCAGCGGATAAACAGAATACGAAGACGgtaatgaaaatatttgaagaagtCTGGGTGTTGCCACGTGGATGACGTGGGCCTATTTTCCGCGGTAAAtgatttttgttgtatttttgagaagaatGACATTTTTACGCAggggaattttaaatttatttatttaacaaaaaaaaacagaacaacTTTTTAGACACTACATCCAGTTTCAAAACaacttaatattttatttttgtcaaattccaACAGTCTCTTGTTGCTCGTAGTCGTAGTTCCGGGATTTCAAAGGCAGAAGTGCTGGATTGCCGGGCTTTTGAGCATTTGCATCCGATTTTTCTGcttctttttcagtttctgtGAGCTTAGAGATCATATAACTtttacacgtggtgtcaggctgtctcattgcggtttgatctattaccggtacagagagtgagtgacagacatccgggacccaatggggcggggcgcgcggaagagacgatttgtcTCGATTTACGATATGATGACAATGaggaaaatttcgtaaatcgacacaaatcgtctcttccgcgcgccccgccccattgggtcccggatgtctgtcactctctaactatctacactctctgtaccggtaatacaaaaaatgcgggaaaaccTATGGTACCACACTGGCCAAATAtcgtattaaaatttttttttaatttctaaattttttaccgCCAGTAGTtcgatgttcgatggagcgcgcttgcattattttaatttttatttatccatttttctaatttttattgatttttcatgttttttgtgaaaattcactggaaatttaatgaaaaattcaaaatagatgtaaaTTCTTTATTAAAAAGCGGGTATAAAAGCCTGAATCTGTGAAATTAATTGTTCCAGGCTTAACGTCGTTGGAAAACGttctttagaaatttttagtgaacaaTTTAcatgtattttgaatttttcattaaatttccagtgaatttacacaaaaaacataaaaagtcaataaaaaatgaaaaaaaaattgataaaaaaaaattaaaataatgtaagcgcgctccatcgaacatcgaactactggcggtaattcaaatcggaatttgatgcaattcgagatattttcaatttttaatatattagaatttttttttgaaatcaaaaactgtCATTTCAACCtaaattcattgtttttgaGCTTTTAGGCTTGAATTtaagcttttgaaaaattctgaaacaaagAGAAAATTCATTGAGAAAATAGTGTGCAAAAATGAGAGACAGAGAGTAATTGCCGTCGGTTTCAGTGTttggtacgcaaacaccattCAGAATATGAACATTGTCGAATACATCAATATAAACATACACGAATTTGTCTgatgtataaagattcccgaagacactttccaattacccaaattgttcatattctaaatgagattctcttactagaacactcttggccaatgtacgcagccgaacgtatcataagtgaatacagaacaccagtTATGTCCGAGCAAAAAGATCCGATTCAGAATATAAACATATTTGAATGAGAcggatgtataaagattcccgaagacactttccaattacccaaattgttcatattctaaatgagattctcttactagaacactcttggccaatgtacgcagccgaacgtatcataagtgaatacagaacaccagtTATGTCCGAGCAAAAAGATCCGATTCAGAATATaaacatatttgaatttgacggatgtataaagattcccgaagacactttccaattacccaaattgttcatattctaaatgagattctcttactagaacactcttggccaatgtacgcagccaaacgtatcataagtgaatacagaacaccagtTATGTCCGAGCAAAAAGATCCGATTCAGAATATaaacatatttgaatttgacagatgtataaagattcccaaagacactttccaattacccaaattgttcatattctaaatgaaaatctcttactagaacactcttggccaatgtacgcagccaaacgtatcataagtgaatacagaacaccagtTATGTCCGAGCAAAAAGATCCGATTCAGAATATaaacatatttgaatttgacggatgtataaagattcccgaagacactttccaattacccaaattgttcatattctaaatgagattctcttactagaacactcttggccaatgtacgcagccgaacgtatcataagtgaatacagaacaccagtTATGTCCGAGCAAAAAGATCCGATTCAGAATATaaacatatttgaatttgacggatgtataaagattcccaaagacactttccaattacccaaattgttcatattctaaatgagattctcttactagaacactcttggccaatgtacgcagccaaacgtatcataagtgaatacagaacaccagtTATGTCCGAGCAAAAAGATCCGATTCAGAATATaaacatatttgaatttgacagatgtataaagattcccaaagacactttccaattacccaaattgttcatattctaaatgagattctcttactagaacactcttggccaatgtacgcagccgaacgtatcataagtgaatacagaacaccagtTATGTCCGAGCAAAAAGATCCGATTCAGAATATaaacatatttgaatttgacggatgtataaagattcccaaagacactttccaattacccaaattgttcatattctaaatgaaaatctcttactagaacactcttggccaatgtacgcagccaaacgtatcataagtgaatacagaacaccagtTATGTCCGAGCAAAAAGATCCGATTCAGAATATaaacatatttgaatttgacggatgtataaagattcccgaagacactttccaattacccaaattgttcatattctaaatgagattctcttactagaacactcttggccaatgtacgcagccgaacgtatcataagtgaatacagaacaccagtTATGTCCGAGCAAAAAAGATCCGATTCGGAATATaaacatatttgaatttgacggatgtataaagattcccgaagacactttccaattacccaaattgttcatattctaaatgagattctcttactagaacactcttggccaatgtacgcagccgaacgtatcataagtgaatacagaacaccagtTATGTCCGAGCAAAAAGATCCGATTCAGAATATaaacatatttgaatttgacgGATGTATAAAtattcccgaagacactttccaattacccaaattgttcatattctaaatgagattctcttactagaacactcttggccaatgtacgcagccgaacgtatcataagtgaatacagaacaccagtTATGTCCGAGCAAAAAGATCCGATTCAGAATATAAACATATTTGAATGAGAcggatgtataaagattcccgaagacactttccaattacccaaattgttcatattctaaatgagattctcttactagaacactcttggccaatgtacgcagccgaacgtatcataagtgaatacagaacaccagtTATGTCCGAGCAAAAAAGATCCGATTCGGAATATaaacatatttgaatttgacgGATGTATAAaaattcccgaagacactttccaattacccaaattgttcatattctaaatgagattctcttactagaacactcttggccaatgtacgcagccgaacgtatcataagtgaatacagaacaccaattatgtccgagCAAAAAGATCCGATTCAGAATATAAACATATTTGAATGAGAcggatgtataaagattcccgaagacactttccaattacccaaattgttcatattctaaatgaaattctcttactagaacactcttggccaatgtacgcagccgaacgtatcataagtgaatacagaacaccaattatgtccaAGAAAAAGATCCGACTTAGAATATGAACATCACAAAACACACACGTAGAACTGGAAAACCATAAAAGGAGGCGTTCCGCATGGCGGAGTCCTAAGCCCTTCCCTCTTCAACTCTTACTTGCAAGATTTTCCGACTGATCCAAAAGTAGATATTACTTGGTTCGCTGACGACACCGGCATCCTGTCGCGGGACGGTCTACTTCCTGCAGCTGCACGGAAAATGCAAGTTTACCTCGACAAAATGGTCACATTCTTTGAGGCAAGAAAGCTCAAGATATCCCCGTCCAAATCCACCTACACCTGCTTCTCAGCATTTTAAGGTGACTTCCGATACGACCCAGGACTTACATCGAACGCGATAGTGATCTCAACCGCAAGCGAATGCAGATTACTTGGAGTCAACCTGGACTCTTTGATGTGCATGAGGGAACAGGAGGCCAACATCAAGAAGAAGATTCAATGTCAGCTCAACCAAATGAAGGGAATGACCGGAACCAAGTGGGAATGCAACAAGGAGCTGATGCTGACACTTTCAAAGTGATCACCAAGGCAGAAGCGACATATGCGTGCCAAAGCTGGTCGCAGCTGATCAAGAAAACGAGAATGGATTCCTACAGATCCGGTCTCAGCATATGCTGTGGTCTACCCAAGGACAACCCGGCTCACCACATCCACGACGAAGCGGGGGTTCTCCCCCTGGCGAAAGAAACTGATCAAATAAACCAAGTCTCGCCGCAAAGCTGAAAGGAAGACCAGTGGCAAATTCAAATGTGTGCCAAGTGCGGAGACACGTCTGGAGAAGTCAAACACTTATTCACCTGCTTCCCCGCAGTACCAATGTCACCGATGGACCTGTGGAAGAAGCCTAAAGCTGTGGCAGCGGCCCTCGGGCTCTCCACAACCCTCGTCGACCCTGGAGGAAACTCTACCTCCCCCGTGATTCGATACCTGGATCTTCGGTTGCTCAACAACCACAACCATTTCATCCATCGTTTAGCTCGAAAGCCGCTCCTCATCTCCAATGTCCTATCTTCAAGCTCATCCGGTTTGCTCTTGCAAAAAACCATTGATCCCCTGATGATCACCATCCATTCGTACTCGATGATGTCCTTAGGCTCGGCCTGAAAAGGAATTTTggtatatttttattaaactatTTGATTATCACATACCTTGAGATGGTTCACGTTAAGCTTAACATGAACATTCCGGTTCACTGTCTCCCGTCGCAGCGAAATTTGAGCCGGTTGACTGGAAGCTCTCTCTCTTGAATGTCTGTTGAAGCTGCGGGAGTCTCTGGGTCTTCCTtctgaaattatatgaaattctaagttaaaacattgaaaatcatAGAAATCGGGCGGAAAATTaagcaaatcaaaaaatatttatgagtGACACAAGCTTTACAGTATATTATGGGAAcacgaaattctgagaatgcgtattccACAACATATATGACGCGCTCTTTTTAATgacttgtgtcgatttacgggatctccatttttgaaatgaatttcctcattttttttgttaattttaatattctaacGATAAATCATGATCAgtaaaaaatctatttctattaatttttttaaaaactagcccgtaaatcgacactacagtagtcctttaacgaattactgtaattttcgctacgagatactttgcgcgtcaaatatgttgtgcaatacgtattctaagaattttgtgttGCCATaatatctctctctctctctctctcaaaaatttattaaaaatcttaaatttttttgaaattctagcgccagtttttaaatttgaaaattcaatattttttttcggaattacTAATTTTCCCTGAtattaaaaacgatttttctccgaaaatgcGGTAGCCGGTCTTGACACGaaggtgtgtgcctttaaagaatactctaattttgaatttttgcttcGGCGGTGTGTTCATCAAGTTTCCATAGTTTTTTacatgttaaaaaaaatgttattgatttaaaaatgcatacatttttacaattcgaagaaaatcatgtttgaaaatcgataaaaacgcCACAGAAccaaaaatttatcagaaaaatgtgtcgtttggaaaaaaatcgatttaaaatcGCGAAATTTAGCGTCAGGGTGAAAGAGCTCACTTGCTGTGGAGCATTTGTCAACGTGCgactcaaaaaagtgaaaaaaaatcacaaaaaagcAGGAAAATGCTgcaagaaaaagaaactgCCGCACTCCAAGTCGCCTATTGGCAAAAATGACTCAAAATGCTAGACACAAACTcactttgaacaaaaaatgccgCGTTAGATGAGCGAAGGACacattcaaaacaaaaaataaaaagatcaaaacgaaattatttttattttttccttttggGTCTGGAATTTCTCAAATGTTTGTTTTAAATGCATATTTACCACTTTTATATCATCAAATATCATGTTGTAAATTAATCAATTGATTAAAATACTAATTGTCGTAAAATTTAACAGCGCTGTCTgataaattgatttaaaattgtatttgttTCCGCTCAATTCAGTGTTTTGCGCGACAATTAAAATGCCTTGTACGCAGATGCGCGTCGCCTCGAGGCGCCTCGTCTGCAAACACCGTGcttcatattttaatttgatcgaattgaatttttcagcgattttgaggttaaaaacctttttttttcattgaaaactttgaaattttctctcaatttttttgatttccagaTGTCCGATGAGGATGACTACAATTCAGACGAAAATGTGGAGGATCTTGACGTGAAAATCGATTATATCGGTGAAAGTATTGAAATTGAGCCGGAGAACCCGTACTTCTTAGcgatttttgacgattttatGGTAAAATATCACTATTTCTCAGTGTTTTTCAATCTATCGACTTCCAGATCTCCACCGACTCAGAAGCACGTTTCCAGAGGCGAGAAAAGTGATGATTTGGGAAAAGTCGCCCAAAAGTCGTCGTCGCGTTGAAGctaaaaattgccgatttgaaGCGAGAGCTGCACGGAATCTCTCCGACCGCCGAATTTGCACGATTTCTGATGATCCATCTGCTGAATCTGGCGCTGAAGACATTCGGATCTGAAGACTgatttatctaaatttttttaaaattttgttttttcctgtttcatgACTATTTCTCTCTCGGCTCGGGTCTTTCACTTAATATATTCATtccgattttcgattttctgtgcacttttattattcaaaaagtttattccttaaaagtatttttagcctttgaggagaaaaaatgggcaaaatttcatttttattacaGGTCTCAAATGGAAAAACCTGCCTCTAAATCGAAGCGAAAACCTAAAGAGACCAGTGATGATGTAGACGCAGACGTTTTGCCAGAAGTAAaataaatacagaaaaaaaaagaaattttatgaaaattagacactttttttttcagaaaggcCTTCACAATTCGGATGGTTTTCTATTTTATCACGCGTCGTTCCGGCCGTTAACCTCAGCTCAGCATAGGCGAGCAGAGGAGCATGGTACTGTATACATGGGGGCTCGCTGGCTGACCTAAAATGAATTCTCGGGGACTAGAAAACTCTTCAATAAATGGCCTAACAAAAGCGCGGACGAGGAAAAATCCCCGGCCGTGTAGTCCTCTCGGAggtttatcaattttctaaaaaatgcttttaaaaaatccaaaaaataattgaagaaaattcattgtccgagaggagtccACCATCAGCCTTTGCAATATACGGTAccactaaattctgagaatgcgtattgcacaacacacttgacgcacaaaatatctcgtagcgaaaactacagttactctttaaatgactactgtatgtcgatttacgggctcaattctcgaaaatatgattttttttttcgaattttgacagcgatattcaatttttttcggttttttttgtcattcttATGCTTATTATCGATATTTTGttcattaataaattattttacctgaaaaacgTCCCCAATATTGGCAAGGATACTCCCTCAAGCTTATTTTTACAGTATTTCCTGTCTATTGCCGTAATAGGCGGGAAATAATGTGAAAATACGTTTTTAGGAGTATCCTTGCCAATATTGGGGACGTTTTTCGggtaaaataatttattaatgaaCAAAATATCGATAATAAGCGTaagaatgacaaaaaaaaaacgaagaaaaatgtaatatcgctgtcaaaattcgaaaaaaaaaacatattttcgaGAATCAAGCCGGTAAATCGACCTACAGTATCTAtttaaagaatactgtagttttcgctacaaaatattttgcgcgtcaaatatgttgtccagtacgcattttcagaatttagagGTACCGTAATAGTTTTAGTGCAATAGAGCAGCCTGCGAGCACTTGAAAGttccggaaaaaaacaaatatttctgtttattttatttcaggcATCGATCTCAAAACGAAAAAGGTGTTTACAGTGGAAGAGTCTATTCAAGTTTTCGAGAATTGGAGGAAATTTGCCACTGAGCACAATATGAAGCTTGCAAAGGCGCCGGAATATATTTCGCCGAAAAAAACCGACAGGCACATCTTTAAGCACCAGGAGGAGCATCATTTTTGGCCTAAACTTTGTGCGTTCCGCttttaaaagtggaaattttatatgttttcctaaaaattgaaagaaaaaaatttgctaaatttgCATCCAGATTTGAACCACCCGCCAAgtgatttgttcgatggagcgcctttgcacgttttttttttaattgttatgttattttttctgattttttaccgatttttcttgttttcagtgtattttaACAGGAAATTAGAGGGAAAAGTCGAGAGAAATGCGAAATATCGATTAAAAATCAGCGTTGAAGGCGTAAAAACAAAGAATTGACACTTTTAAACGaattaattaaattcaaaGATTTACGCCCTTCAACGCTGATTTTTAATCGatatttcgcatttttcttgacttttccctcaaatttcctgtaaaaatacactgaaaacatgaaaatcggtggaaaataagaaaataaatttaaattaaaaaaaaaaaaacgtgcaagcgcgctc
This is a stretch of genomic DNA from Caenorhabditis elegans chromosome V. It encodes these proteins:
- the Y50D4A.5 gene encoding Reverse transcriptase domain-containing protein (Confirmed by transcript evidence); amino-acid sequence: MSDEDDYNSDENVEDLDVKIDYIGESIEIEPENPYFLAIFDDFMISTDSEARFQRREK